From Aneurinibacillus sp. REN35, a single genomic window includes:
- a CDS encoding OPT family oligopeptide transporter, with protein MENKSASGQGQNPSGFVPYVPPNEHRPEMTWTAIILGGVLAILFGAANAYLGLIVGMTVSASIPAAVISMAILRGVLRRNSILENNTVQTITSVGESLAAGVIFTVPALFIWKLQPSLTTIAFIALAGGILGIIMMIPLRKALIVKEHGVLPYPEGTACAEVLIAGEKGGGLAKLVFSGLGIGALFKFIADGIKAFPSEIETTIRGFKNAAVGMDTLPSLLGVGFIIGPRIAGYMLAGAVLGWLGLIPLISYFGAFAPSPIFPATSPISELGFWDIWSNYLRYIGAGAVAFGGIVSLFKAMPTIASSFTIAMKGFNSTRGSNGAGVLRTEQDMPLPYIIGLVIILISVLAFFPGIHIGIPGALLVMLFGFFFVTVSSRIVGIVGSSSNPVSGMTIAALILITLILKLMDFSGQTGMIAAITIGAVICIAAAMAGDTSQDLKTAFLVGATPKYQQYALMYGVFITSLTIGSVLTLLDQAYGFGSKNLPAPQATLMMMVVEGIMDGNLPWTLVFIGMAAAALVELMGIGSLPFAVGLYLPIHLSTPIMLGGLIRGMIERREKKEEVRKLKLERGILLSSGFIAGEALMGIMIAIAVSAGIVLPENPFLGPLVSLIAFLAVALILFVTANSKGKQT; from the coding sequence ATGGAAAACAAATCGGCCTCCGGACAAGGGCAGAACCCGAGCGGTTTTGTACCTTACGTGCCACCGAATGAACACCGTCCAGAAATGACATGGACAGCGATCATTCTAGGCGGAGTTCTTGCGATTTTGTTTGGAGCGGCAAATGCATACCTGGGCTTAATTGTTGGTATGACAGTCAGCGCATCCATTCCGGCAGCCGTTATTTCGATGGCGATTCTGCGCGGAGTTCTGCGTCGTAATTCGATTCTAGAGAATAATACGGTACAGACGATTACATCCGTTGGAGAATCATTGGCCGCTGGTGTTATTTTTACGGTACCGGCTTTATTTATTTGGAAGCTGCAGCCAAGCCTCACTACAATTGCATTCATTGCTCTTGCAGGTGGTATTCTTGGTATTATTATGATGATTCCATTGCGTAAAGCATTGATTGTCAAAGAGCACGGGGTATTACCATATCCTGAAGGTACGGCTTGTGCAGAAGTACTTATCGCAGGGGAGAAAGGCGGAGGACTGGCGAAGCTGGTATTCAGCGGGCTTGGAATTGGCGCGTTGTTCAAGTTTATCGCTGATGGAATTAAAGCATTTCCATCTGAGATTGAAACGACGATTCGCGGCTTCAAAAATGCAGCCGTTGGTATGGATACACTGCCATCTCTGCTTGGTGTCGGCTTTATTATCGGTCCGCGTATCGCCGGATACATGCTGGCCGGTGCTGTGCTTGGTTGGCTGGGTTTGATCCCGCTTATTAGCTACTTTGGTGCGTTTGCACCCAGTCCGATTTTCCCGGCAACCTCGCCAATTAGCGAGCTTGGCTTTTGGGATATTTGGAGCAATTATTTACGCTATATCGGTGCAGGTGCGGTTGCGTTTGGTGGGATTGTCAGCTTATTTAAGGCGATGCCTACGATCGCTTCTTCTTTCACCATTGCAATGAAAGGATTTAACAGTACACGAGGCAGCAATGGGGCAGGCGTGCTTCGTACGGAGCAGGATATGCCGTTGCCATATATTATCGGGCTTGTTATTATTCTTATTTCTGTTCTTGCGTTTTTCCCAGGCATTCATATTGGCATTCCGGGAGCCTTGCTCGTAATGCTGTTTGGTTTCTTCTTTGTAACAGTCTCATCCCGTATTGTCGGAATTGTCGGAAGCTCCTCCAATCCGGTATCTGGGATGACAATTGCTGCTCTCATTCTAATTACCCTCATCCTCAAGCTGATGGATTTCAGCGGACAGACGGGGATGATCGCAGCGATTACAATCGGTGCCGTTATTTGTATTGCTGCAGCGATGGCTGGCGATACCTCCCAAGATTTGAAAACCGCTTTTCTCGTAGGCGCTACGCCGAAGTATCAGCAGTATGCGTTGATGTACGGTGTATTTATTACGAGTTTAACGATTGGTTCTGTGCTGACGCTGCTTGACCAGGCCTATGGATTTGGTTCCAAAAACCTCCCGGCACCTCAGGCTACACTAATGATGATGGTTGTCGAAGGTATTATGGATGGTAATCTGCCGTGGACCCTTGTATTCATCGGTATGGCAGCAGCGGCATTGGTTGAGTTGATGGGAATCGGTTCCCTTCCGTTTGCGGTAGGATTGTATTTGCCTATTCATTTGAGTACGCCGATCATGCTTGGCGGCTTGATTCGCGGGATGATTGAACGCCGTGAGAAGAAAGAAGAGGTACGCAAGCTCAAGCTAGAGCGAGGTATTCTTTTATCGTCTGGTTTCATTGCCGGTGAGGCGCTCATGGGTATTATGATTGCGATTGCTGTGTCGGCAGGAATCGTGCTGCCAGAGAATCCATTCCTCGGCCCGCTCGTTTCCCTTATTGCATTCCTTGCGGTTGCGCTTATATTATTTGTCACGGCAAACTCAAAAGGTAAACAAACATAA
- the ilvD gene encoding dihydroxy-acid dehydratase: MAELRSNMIKKGFDRAPHRSLLRAAGVKEEDFDKPFIAVCNSYIDIVPGHVHLQEFGKLVKEAIREAGGVPFEFNTIGVDDGIAMGHIGMRYSLPSREIIADSVETVVAAHWFDGMVCIPNCDKITPGMMMATLRLNIPTIFVSGGPMAAGRTSDGRKISLSSVFEGVGAHQAGKIDDSQLQELEQYGCPTCGSCSGMFTANSMNCLAEALGLALPGNGTILATDPERKEFAKRTAKQLMELIKIDLKPRDIVTEKAIDNAFALDMALGGSTNTVLHTLALAHEAEVDYPIERINEVAERVPHLSKLAPASDWHIEDLHQAGGVSAALNELSKKEGALHLDTMTVTGKTLGENIAGHDVKDYNVIYPIDKPYSEKGGLAVLFGNLAPEGAIIKTGGVQGGITRHEGPAIVFDSQEEALEGIAGGQVKEGHVVIIRYEGPKGGPGMPEMLAPTSQIVGMGLGTKVALVTDGRFSGASRGLSIGHASPEAAEGGPLAFVKNGDHVVIDIAARTMDVQVSEEEWAERKANWKGFEPKVKTGYLARYSKLVTSASTGGIMKI, encoded by the coding sequence GTGGCAGAATTACGCAGCAATATGATTAAAAAGGGATTTGACCGTGCGCCGCACCGAAGCCTGCTTCGCGCAGCAGGCGTCAAAGAAGAGGATTTCGACAAACCATTCATTGCGGTATGCAATTCTTATATTGATATTGTACCGGGGCATGTTCATCTACAGGAATTCGGTAAGCTTGTTAAAGAAGCGATTCGTGAAGCAGGCGGTGTACCATTTGAATTCAATACGATTGGTGTAGACGACGGGATCGCAATGGGACATATCGGTATGCGCTACTCTTTGCCTAGCCGTGAAATCATTGCCGATTCCGTAGAAACTGTTGTTGCAGCCCACTGGTTCGATGGGATGGTATGCATTCCAAACTGCGACAAAATTACGCCTGGGATGATGATGGCAACACTTCGTCTGAATATTCCAACCATATTTGTAAGCGGCGGTCCGATGGCGGCTGGCAGAACGAGCGACGGACGCAAGATCTCCTTATCTTCTGTATTTGAAGGCGTTGGCGCACATCAAGCAGGTAAAATTGATGATAGTCAGCTACAGGAGCTAGAACAATACGGCTGCCCAACATGCGGCTCTTGTTCCGGTATGTTTACCGCTAACTCCATGAACTGCCTGGCTGAAGCTCTCGGTCTTGCACTGCCTGGCAATGGTACCATTCTTGCTACTGATCCAGAGCGCAAAGAGTTTGCAAAACGCACAGCAAAACAACTCATGGAGTTGATCAAGATCGACTTGAAACCGCGTGACATCGTTACGGAAAAAGCGATTGATAATGCATTTGCGCTCGACATGGCGCTTGGTGGTTCAACCAATACGGTTCTGCATACACTCGCACTTGCCCATGAAGCTGAAGTAGATTATCCGATCGAGCGTATTAATGAAGTGGCAGAGCGTGTACCGCACCTCTCTAAGCTTGCTCCTGCTTCCGATTGGCATATTGAAGATCTGCACCAAGCAGGAGGCGTATCGGCTGCACTCAACGAATTGTCGAAAAAAGAAGGCGCTCTTCACTTAGATACAATGACGGTAACTGGAAAAACGCTCGGCGAAAACATTGCCGGCCATGATGTGAAGGATTATAACGTCATCTACCCAATCGATAAACCTTATTCCGAAAAAGGCGGCTTGGCTGTCCTATTCGGCAATCTTGCTCCTGAAGGGGCAATCATCAAAACAGGTGGCGTACAAGGCGGTATTACACGTCATGAAGGCCCTGCTATCGTATTCGATTCGCAGGAAGAAGCGTTGGAAGGAATTGCAGGAGGGCAAGTTAAAGAGGGGCATGTTGTCATCATCCGCTATGAAGGACCAAAAGGCGGGCCTGGCATGCCGGAAATGCTGGCGCCAACTTCGCAGATCGTAGGCATGGGCTTAGGTACAAAAGTTGCTCTCGTGACGGACGGTCGTTTCTCTGGGGCATCCCGTGGTCTCTCCATCGGACATGCTTCTCCTGAAGCCGCAGAAGGCGGACCGCTCGCTTTTGTTAAGAACGGTGACCACGTTGTCATCGATATCGCCGCACGGACAATGGATGTACAAGTATCTGAAGAGGAATGGGCAGAGCGGAAAGCGAATTGGAAGGGCTTTGAACCAAAAGTAAAAACAGGCTATCTTGCCCGCTATTCCAAATTAGTTACTTCAGCAAGCACAGGCGGCATTATGAAAATTTGA
- a CDS encoding L,D-transpeptidase yields MSYIARILSIFLVFFYFQLFPQQPVQAPPSLPEPFYEVIGVPTGLTQEQMRRQLQTYIERKDPVTKNKSIIVGVPQTLALPAYVPLPFYQPDFLAYIADTNGGIQFFDPSCSCNDNPEIKRIKDTITQQRTRLEQLLIVRSALYNYYIHNKKLPKKLEEVAGAFPANYLSRIPFTQAAHSKAIPALHKTGIIYQPERLSSKKLWESMSDVLYSGDAAEPPVKLQPLEITVYQSSFRMIVQSGPYAVRSYPIGLGAEQRTPLGLYTIKQKVSNPVSENNVYGTRGLVLNDTAYAIHGTNNPNSIGKAVSMGCIRLSNAHVEELFSMVPIGTKVNIKAGAAPALQQPNAPAFTIKPRINEENPHYVYNWKQ; encoded by the coding sequence ATGTCCTATATCGCTCGAATACTCAGTATATTTTTAGTGTTTTTTTATTTCCAATTATTCCCCCAGCAACCAGTGCAAGCCCCGCCCAGTCTGCCTGAGCCCTTCTATGAAGTGATCGGAGTGCCGACAGGGCTAACACAAGAGCAGATGCGCAGGCAGCTACAAACATACATAGAGCGCAAAGATCCGGTTACAAAAAATAAGAGCATCATTGTGGGCGTACCGCAAACCCTAGCTTTGCCCGCCTATGTTCCGCTTCCATTCTATCAACCGGATTTCCTCGCTTATATTGCAGATACGAACGGAGGGATTCAATTTTTTGATCCGTCCTGTTCGTGCAATGACAATCCAGAGATAAAGCGAATTAAAGACACAATCACACAGCAACGCACAAGGCTTGAGCAGCTTCTTATTGTCCGCAGTGCACTGTACAACTACTACATCCATAACAAGAAGCTTCCCAAGAAACTCGAGGAGGTGGCTGGCGCTTTTCCAGCCAATTATTTATCTCGTATTCCATTCACACAAGCTGCGCATAGTAAAGCCATACCCGCGCTGCATAAGACCGGTATCATCTATCAACCGGAGCGCCTCTCTTCTAAAAAACTGTGGGAATCAATGAGCGATGTACTGTACAGTGGGGATGCAGCAGAACCCCCCGTCAAATTACAACCATTAGAAATTACCGTCTATCAATCATCGTTTCGTATGATCGTCCAAAGCGGACCGTATGCTGTCCGCTCCTATCCTATCGGCTTGGGTGCAGAACAACGGACACCACTAGGCTTGTATACTATTAAACAAAAGGTAAGCAATCCGGTATCCGAGAACAACGTATACGGAACACGCGGACTTGTGCTAAATGATACAGCATATGCTATCCACGGTACGAACAACCCGAACTCTATCGGCAAAGCCGTCTCTATGGGTTGTATCCGCCTCTCCAATGCTCACGTCGAAGAGCTCTTCAGTATGGTACCGATTGGAACGAAAGTCAATATTAAAGCAGGCGCAGCCCCCGCACTACAGCAGCCAAATGCACCCGCTTTTACTATCAAGCCTCGTATAAACGAAGAAAATCCGCATTACGTCTATAACTGGAAACAGTAA
- a CDS encoding response regulator: MSEGIKVLLIDDHEMVRMGLVAFLSTEDEIEVVGEAGSGAEGLKIAEQTKPDVILMDLVMDGMDGIETTRRMKMIHPEGKVIVLTSFIDDEKVYPVIEAGAFSYLLKTARAPEIAQAIRQAYRGQPVLEAQVAGKIMSRFRQRTTEETPLHEQCTNRELEVLRLLGEGKSNQEIAEELYIGIKTVKTHVSNILSKLGVEDRTQAAIYAHRHGICK; this comes from the coding sequence ATGAGCGAAGGGATTAAAGTATTGTTGATTGATGACCATGAGATGGTACGAATGGGATTGGTCGCTTTTTTGTCCACAGAAGATGAGATTGAGGTGGTCGGAGAAGCGGGAAGCGGGGCAGAGGGACTGAAAATTGCAGAGCAGACTAAGCCGGATGTGATTCTGATGGATCTTGTCATGGACGGAATGGACGGGATTGAGACGACCCGACGAATGAAAATGATTCATCCTGAAGGCAAGGTAATTGTGCTGACCAGCTTTATCGATGATGAGAAGGTGTACCCGGTCATTGAAGCAGGTGCATTCAGCTACTTGCTCAAGACGGCACGCGCTCCCGAAATTGCCCAGGCTATTCGCCAAGCGTATAGAGGCCAGCCTGTGCTTGAAGCCCAGGTAGCAGGGAAAATTATGTCGCGTTTTCGCCAGCGGACTACGGAAGAAACTCCACTGCATGAGCAGTGTACGAATCGTGAGTTAGAAGTGCTGCGTCTGCTCGGAGAAGGGAAATCCAATCAGGAGATTGCCGAGGAACTTTATATTGGTATTAAAACCGTAAAAACACATGTAAGCAATATCTTAAGCAAGCTCGGTGTAGAAGATCGTACGCAAGCAGCCATTTACGCACATCGTCATGGGATTTGCAAATAA
- a CDS encoding sensor histidine kinase: MSERKLANIQWQFMRQSLWGSVGAVCVGSVVFFFIWYEMTEVPKLRQWLLHKFDWQLPVFPGMLFAVLMLVFLCITASLIGTSVGYIYGNLMKKRVEILLQSAMMIERGNLSTRVPYLGEDEVGMLGERLNEMTIRFQQQVLSLQRLSAHNAELTEQVKQSAVTEERQRLARELHDAVSQQLFAISMTMAAVRRTISQNPEKASRQIELVEEMAAAAQSEMRALLLHLRPTQLEGKSLREGMEGLLIELQTKHSLAITWQIADVPTLSKGIEDHLFRIMQEALSNALRHAKATALEIKLVQMNNQLRLKITDDGVGFAEGEEKKSSSYGMKLMEERVAEIGGVLVVSSAPGRGTMIEVTVPFVG, translated from the coding sequence GTGTCGGAACGTAAGTTGGCGAATATCCAATGGCAGTTCATGCGGCAGTCTCTGTGGGGCAGTGTCGGCGCTGTATGTGTGGGGAGTGTCGTATTTTTCTTTATCTGGTATGAGATGACGGAAGTGCCGAAGCTGCGCCAATGGCTGCTTCACAAGTTTGATTGGCAGCTTCCTGTCTTTCCGGGCATGTTGTTTGCTGTACTTATGCTAGTATTCTTATGTATAACCGCTTCTCTTATTGGTACAAGCGTTGGCTATATATATGGTAATCTGATGAAAAAACGTGTAGAGATTTTATTGCAATCTGCAATGATGATTGAGCGTGGAAACTTATCCACTCGTGTTCCGTATTTAGGAGAAGATGAAGTGGGCATGCTCGGTGAACGGTTGAATGAAATGACAATTCGGTTTCAACAGCAGGTTCTTTCCTTGCAGCGGCTGTCTGCTCATAATGCAGAGTTGACTGAACAGGTGAAGCAGTCAGCAGTTACCGAAGAGAGACAGCGTTTGGCGCGTGAGCTGCATGATGCGGTTAGTCAGCAGCTTTTTGCTATTTCGATGACAATGGCAGCAGTCAGACGGACGATAAGCCAGAATCCAGAGAAGGCGAGCCGCCAGATTGAACTTGTAGAAGAGATGGCGGCGGCCGCACAGTCAGAGATGCGGGCGCTGCTTCTACATCTTAGACCGACACAGCTAGAAGGGAAGTCATTGCGTGAAGGAATGGAAGGCCTGCTCATTGAATTACAGACAAAACATTCTCTCGCCATTACATGGCAGATTGCCGATGTTCCTACTTTATCAAAGGGAATAGAGGATCACTTATTCCGTATTATGCAGGAGGCGCTTTCTAATGCGTTGCGTCATGCAAAAGCGACGGCACTTGAGATTAAGCTTGTACAGATGAATAATCAATTGCGTCTAAAAATAACGGATGACGGCGTAGGTTTTGCGGAAGGCGAGGAGAAAAAGTCATCATCATATGGCATGAAGCTGATGGAAGAGCGTGTGGCCGAGATCGGTGGCGTGCTTGTCGTATCTTCGGCTCCGGGACGTGGAACAATGATTGAAGTAACGGTTCCGTTTGTTGGATAG
- the liaF gene encoding cell wall-active antibiotics response protein LiaF has translation MARGSRLLSYLLGITIIFAGIGILFDMMGLKDFNPAGLFPFLFLYFGLKSLQRGKRVSSGFLLFIGLTSFLSYWLGIDPGRVIGLILAVLFIYFGYRLIRGKSKEIEINPSYKQRNEPEPFTSSGQEREANHAGENKKTFTHMYSLHSPQHKHSLIGNLFLTGSRWELQNMNVWHGIGDVKIDLSRAHIPDGETVIIINGWIGDVDVYVPYDLAISLTATINLGDIDVFGNKQGGINRSMTLSTSGYKDSSKRVRLVVSLLIGDIDVIQL, from the coding sequence GTGGCGAGAGGATCACGTTTGCTTTCATATTTGCTCGGCATTACGATTATTTTTGCGGGCATTGGTATTTTATTTGACATGATGGGGCTGAAAGATTTCAACCCCGCAGGCCTCTTTCCGTTTCTGTTTTTATATTTTGGTTTGAAATCTTTGCAGCGAGGTAAGCGGGTTAGCAGTGGATTTCTGTTATTTATTGGCCTTACCAGCTTTTTATCCTATTGGTTAGGCATTGATCCGGGCCGTGTGATCGGTCTTATCCTTGCCGTGCTGTTCATTTACTTTGGGTATCGCTTAATTAGAGGAAAAAGTAAGGAAATTGAGATCAATCCATCGTATAAACAGCGAAATGAGCCGGAGCCGTTCACTTCTTCAGGTCAGGAGAGAGAAGCAAATCATGCAGGAGAGAATAAGAAGACGTTTACCCATATGTATTCGCTTCATTCTCCGCAGCATAAGCATTCCTTAATTGGTAATCTATTCTTGACCGGCAGCCGATGGGAATTGCAGAACATGAATGTATGGCATGGCATTGGCGATGTAAAAATTGACTTATCACGTGCACACATTCCAGATGGGGAGACCGTCATTATTATTAATGGATGGATAGGCGATGTAGATGTTTATGTTCCATATGATCTCGCTATTTCGCTGACGGCTACGATTAATCTTGGTGATATCGATGTATTTGGAAACAAGCAGGGAGGAATTAACCGCAGCATGACGCTTTCTACCTCAGGCTACAAGGATTCAAGCAAGCGGGTTCGGCTTGTGGTGAGCCTGCTTATAGGCGATATAGACGTCATTCAGCTATAG
- a CDS encoding FeoB-associated Cys-rich membrane protein: protein MIVNIVLGAGIFGYAGWSLFRFVKKSQKGQCASCAVKKSCQTSCSSVPTQEITK, encoded by the coding sequence ATGATCGTCAATATTGTACTTGGGGCCGGGATTTTCGGCTATGCAGGATGGTCGCTGTTCCGCTTCGTGAAGAAAAGCCAAAAAGGACAATGTGCAAGCTGCGCTGTGAAAAAAAGTTGTCAGACGAGCTGCAGCAGTGTTCCGACACAAGAGATTACAAAATAA
- the feoB gene encoding ferrous iron transport protein B: MMNVALAGNPNTGKTSLFNILTGSYEYVGNWTGVTVEKKVGVLKNKRGQLIDLPGIYSLNPLSRDEGVATQFLLSEEFSSVLNIVDASQLERNLYLTVQLLEYGKPVVIGLNMVDVAKGRGYIIDENKLAALLNVPVLPIVARNGTGCDELAGFLAENAEQKSEPLHIDYGSVLEKAIEEVSTLLPASYPLPKRWVALQFFEGNALVKERLAAHIETQRLTELHAKTEMTIRSESGMASLSHYIRHVRTRFISDIGKQVVTRTKKVDYTFSERIDQIVTHKWLGIPIFLLLMFLTFKLTFDWLGVPLSDMLDGFIGGTLTDTLDSMLTAVGASEFIRAVVLDGIVTGVGGVLVFIPQIFILFFLISVIEDSGYMARVAMVMDRIMQAIGLNGKAFIPMIIGFGCNVPGVMAARTIEQPKERLLTILLTPLMSCSARLPVYSIFVGIFFVQNQALIVLSMYVLGVVVALLLAKLFSSTLLKYEGSMFFVELPPYRIPQGRTLLRSTWEKGKGFIRKAGTLIFAGSVVIWFLSYAGPAGLDVEMKDSFLALIGGAIAPLFAPIGFGTWEAGAALLTGFLAKEVVVATMNIIYVAPDTAALQGLLAEHFTALQAYSFMAFILLYVPCIATVGVIRKEAGSARWMWFSIIYALVIAYLISLVIYQGGKLLGF, translated from the coding sequence ATGATGAACGTAGCGTTAGCTGGTAATCCAAATACCGGAAAGACCTCATTATTTAACATTCTTACTGGTTCGTATGAATATGTCGGGAACTGGACTGGCGTTACGGTTGAGAAGAAAGTAGGCGTGTTGAAGAATAAGCGTGGACAGCTTATTGATCTGCCGGGCATCTACTCGCTGAATCCTCTTTCTCGTGATGAGGGAGTAGCGACACAGTTCCTGCTTTCAGAAGAGTTCTCTTCCGTTTTGAATATTGTAGATGCTTCACAGCTTGAGCGGAATCTGTATTTAACCGTACAACTGCTGGAATATGGAAAGCCTGTCGTTATCGGTCTGAACATGGTAGATGTGGCGAAAGGGCGCGGCTATATTATCGATGAAAATAAGCTTGCTGCTCTGCTTAATGTCCCGGTTCTGCCAATCGTAGCTCGCAACGGTACAGGGTGTGACGAGTTGGCTGGTTTTCTAGCAGAGAATGCGGAGCAAAAAAGCGAACCGCTGCATATCGATTACGGTTCCGTGCTTGAAAAAGCGATCGAAGAAGTAAGCACGCTACTCCCGGCTTCCTATCCTCTTCCGAAGCGTTGGGTGGCATTGCAATTTTTCGAAGGAAATGCACTTGTAAAAGAACGACTGGCGGCACATATTGAGACGCAGCGTTTGACTGAGCTGCATGCCAAAACGGAGATGACCATTCGAAGCGAAAGCGGAATGGCTTCATTGTCACACTATATCCGCCATGTGCGTACTCGTTTTATTTCTGATATTGGCAAGCAGGTTGTTACTCGTACAAAAAAAGTAGACTATACATTCTCAGAGCGCATTGATCAGATTGTGACGCACAAGTGGCTCGGTATTCCGATCTTTTTGCTTCTGATGTTTTTAACATTTAAGCTTACGTTTGACTGGCTGGGTGTACCGCTATCTGATATGCTGGACGGCTTCATTGGAGGTACGTTAACAGATACGCTTGATTCCATGCTAACAGCGGTCGGGGCCTCAGAGTTTATCCGTGCCGTTGTACTCGATGGGATCGTGACCGGAGTTGGCGGCGTGCTCGTATTTATTCCGCAGATTTTTATTCTGTTTTTCTTAATTTCAGTTATTGAAGACTCCGGTTATATGGCTCGTGTAGCCATGGTTATGGACCGGATTATGCAGGCGATTGGATTAAACGGAAAAGCATTCATTCCGATGATTATCGGTTTTGGGTGTAATGTACCCGGTGTTATGGCAGCACGGACGATTGAACAGCCGAAGGAGAGACTTTTGACAATTCTTCTGACACCGCTTATGTCCTGCTCAGCCCGCCTACCTGTCTACAGCATATTTGTCGGTATTTTCTTTGTTCAGAATCAAGCGCTTATTGTATTATCCATGTATGTGCTTGGCGTGGTGGTAGCGCTTCTTTTGGCAAAGCTTTTTTCAAGTACGCTGCTTAAGTACGAAGGCTCGATGTTTTTTGTAGAATTGCCGCCATATCGTATTCCGCAGGGACGTACGCTCCTTCGTAGTACGTGGGAAAAAGGCAAAGGATTTATTCGTAAAGCAGGTACGTTGATTTTTGCCGGTTCGGTCGTCATCTGGTTCTTAAGCTATGCAGGCCCGGCAGGACTTGACGTAGAGATGAAGGATAGCTTCCTTGCGCTGATTGGTGGCGCAATTGCTCCGCTGTTTGCGCCGATTGGCTTTGGTACATGGGAAGCAGGCGCAGCGCTTTTAACCGGATTTCTTGCTAAGGAAGTAGTCGTAGCTACAATGAATATCATCTATGTGGCTCCGGATACAGCAGCGTTGCAAGGGCTGCTTGCTGAACACTTTACGGCATTGCAGGCATACAGCTTTATGGCATTTATTCTTCTGTATGTACCGTGTATTGCTACCGTCGGTGTTATTCGTAAGGAAGCAGGCTCTGCGCGTTGGATGTGGTTCTCAATCATTTATGCACTGGTTATTGCCTACTTGATTTCACTTGTCATCTATCAGGGCGGCAAGCTGCTTGGATTCTAG
- a CDS encoding FeoA family protein, with the protein MCLTELKLGKKAKIIGTENMEDNVRRRLLDLGVMEGTVVCVKRMLPFGGPLTLEAGGQWIGIRRREASAIRVEAI; encoded by the coding sequence ATGTGTTTAACCGAATTAAAACTGGGGAAAAAAGCAAAAATTATCGGCACAGAAAACATGGAAGATAATGTGCGCCGTCGCCTGCTGGATCTGGGTGTTATGGAAGGCACGGTCGTCTGTGTGAAGCGTATGCTGCCTTTTGGCGGTCCGCTGACATTGGAAGCAGGAGGTCAGTGGATTGGAATTCGCCGTCGTGAAGCAAGCGCTATCCGGGTGGAAGCGATATGA
- a CDS encoding NAD(P)-dependent oxidoreductase, translating into MSKKIGFIGLGNMGVPMALNLHKAGHDVTVYNRTHEKALPLMEYGLNVAQELGDAIREKDVVITMLADDQAVEKMVVGDGGILDYIEAPTKLIDMSTISPDTSRMLAETASEFGITMLDAPVSGSVNAAESANLVLLVGGNKEAFDELQDVFQAMGKASFYFGENGSGESAKLVINLLLGMTMQGISESLVLAEKLGLDRGMIIEMMQQTAVATPLLGFKRELLLKESYPASFALKHMRKDFGLVLEQAHKTGSVLPAAAAAHQSYTSASNHGMQDMDMAAVFAELLHLSGIKNQ; encoded by the coding sequence ATGAGTAAAAAAATTGGATTTATTGGTTTGGGTAACATGGGTGTACCTATGGCGCTAAACCTTCATAAAGCTGGTCATGATGTAACCGTATACAACCGAACGCATGAAAAAGCGCTTCCGCTTATGGAATACGGCTTAAATGTGGCGCAAGAACTCGGAGATGCTATCCGCGAGAAAGATGTGGTCATTACGATGCTTGCTGATGACCAGGCAGTTGAGAAGATGGTGGTTGGTGACGGAGGCATTCTTGATTACATAGAGGCACCGACGAAGCTGATAGATATGAGTACGATTTCACCGGATACATCACGTATGTTAGCGGAGACGGCAAGTGAATTTGGAATCACAATGCTTGATGCGCCGGTGTCAGGCAGTGTAAATGCGGCAGAAAGTGCCAATCTTGTGCTTTTGGTTGGCGGGAACAAAGAAGCGTTCGACGAGCTGCAGGATGTATTTCAAGCGATGGGCAAAGCAAGCTTCTACTTTGGAGAGAACGGAAGTGGAGAAAGCGCTAAGCTGGTTATCAATTTATTGCTTGGGATGACAATGCAGGGAATTAGCGAATCGCTTGTTTTGGCAGAGAAGCTCGGGCTTGATCGTGGAATGATTATAGAGATGATGCAGCAAACAGCCGTGGCGACTCCACTGCTTGGTTTCAAACGAGAACTGTTGCTGAAGGAAAGCTATCCTGCTTCCTTTGCGCTGAAGCATATGCGAAAAGATTTTGGCTTGGTGCTTGAACAGGCACACAAAACCGGCAGCGTGCTCCCTGCCGCAGCCGCCGCACACCAGTCGTATACATCAGCTTCAAACCACGGAATGCAGGATATGGACATGGCCGCAGTATTTGCGGAGCTGCTTCATTTGTCCGGTATAAAAAATCAATAA